Proteins encoded together in one Jaculus jaculus isolate mJacJac1 chromosome 7, mJacJac1.mat.Y.cur, whole genome shotgun sequence window:
- the Slc46a3 gene encoding solute carrier family 46 member 3 isoform X2, translating to MSLFGLQMDMSGLIPGLVSTFMLLSSSDNRGRKFPMVLSSVGSLATNVWLCLLSYFALPIQLLIASAFIGALLGNYTTFWGACFAYIVDQCKDNKQRTIRIAILDFLLGVVTGLTGLSSGYFIRELGFVWSFFIIVVVIAVNLTYILFFLSDPIRTSSSPIVTMTCRESLKDLFYRAYMLFRNGSGKRRSLLCLLIFTLVIYFFVIIGISPIFLLYELGSPLCWDEVYVGYGSALGSASFVSSFLGIWLFSYCLEDIYIAFIGIFTTMAGMAATAFAKTTLMMLLVRVPFFFTFMPLSILRSMLSKVVHSTEQGALLACIAVLETLSGAIATCTYNGIYSVTVAWCPGFTFLLSAGLLVIPAISLCGVKRIGWKEGSYALLIQEEPGDHTSDVAGH from the exons ATGTCCCTTTTTGGCCTGCAGATGGACATGAGTGGGTTAATCCCCGGCCTGGTGTCGACGTTCATGCTGCTATCCAGCAGTGACAACCGCGGACGAAAATTCCCGATGGTTTTATCTTCCGTTGGGTCTCTCGCCACCAACGTTTGGCTCTGTTTGCTTTCCTACTTTGCCTTGCCAATCCAGCTTTTGATTGCATCTGCCTTCATTGGTGCTCTTTTGGGCAATTACACCACATTTTGGGGAGCTTGCTTTGCCTATATCGTGGATCAGTGCAAAGACAATAAGCAAAGGACCATCCGAATAGCTATCCTCGACTTCCTGCTCGGAGTGGTGACTGGGCTGACGGGCCTGTCGTCCGGCTATTTTATCAGAGAACTAGGTTTTGTGTGGTCATTTTTCATTATCGTTGTGGTGATTGCTGTTAACTTGACGTATATCTTATTTTTCCTCAGTGATCCCATAAGAACGTCTTCATCTCCGATTGTTACCATGACATGCAGAGAAAGCCTTAAAGACCTTTTTTACCGAGCTTACATGCTTTTTAGAAATGGTTCTGGTAAGCGGCGGTCTCTGCTCTGCTTGCTGATTTTCACACTGGTCATTTATTTTTTCGTGATAATTGGCATCTCCCCCATTTTTCTGCTGTATGAGTTGGGCTCGCCCCTCTGCTGGGATGAAGTTTACGTAGGTTATGGGTCAGCTCTGGGTAGTGCCTCTTTTGTGAGTAGtttcctgggcatctggcttttttcGTATTGCCTGGAAGATATCTACATCGCCTTCATTGGGATTTTTACCACCATGGCAGGAATGGCTGCGACGGCTTTTGCCAAAACCACACTGATGATGCTTTTAG TCAGAGTGCCGTTCTTTTTCACTTTCATGCCACTGTCAATTCTGCGGTCCATGTTGTCCAAAGTGGTTCATTCGACTGAACAAG GTGCACTGCTGGCTTGCATTGCTGTCTTAGAAACACTTAGTGGAGCCATTGCAACCTGTACTTACAATGGGATTTATTCAGTCACTGTTGCCTGGTGCCCTGGCTTCACTTTTCTGCTGTCTGCTGGTCTCCTAGTTATTCCAGCCATCAGTCTGTG TGGTGTCAAGCGTATCGGCTGGAAAGAGGGGAGCTACGCGCTGCTGATACAGGAAGAGCCTGGTGACCACACCTCGGACGTAGCTGGACACTAG
- the Slc46a3 gene encoding solute carrier family 46 member 3 isoform X1, whose protein sequence is MKVACIEPAILLNAFAMALTLPLTAQYVYRRIWEESGNYTFASDSNVSRCEQNKSSPIDAFREEVQKKMSLFGLQMDMSGLIPGLVSTFMLLSSSDNRGRKFPMVLSSVGSLATNVWLCLLSYFALPIQLLIASAFIGALLGNYTTFWGACFAYIVDQCKDNKQRTIRIAILDFLLGVVTGLTGLSSGYFIRELGFVWSFFIIVVVIAVNLTYILFFLSDPIRTSSSPIVTMTCRESLKDLFYRAYMLFRNGSGKRRSLLCLLIFTLVIYFFVIIGISPIFLLYELGSPLCWDEVYVGYGSALGSASFVSSFLGIWLFSYCLEDIYIAFIGIFTTMAGMAATAFAKTTLMMLLVRVPFFFTFMPLSILRSMLSKVVHSTEQGALLACIAVLETLSGAIATCTYNGIYSVTVAWCPGFTFLLSAGLLVIPAISLCGVKRIGWKEGSYALLIQEEPGDHTSDVAGH, encoded by the exons ATGAAGGTGGCGTGCATTGAGCCGGCCATCCTCCTGAACGCGTTCGCGATGGCCCTGACCCTTCCGCTGACCGCGCAGTACGTGTACCGGCGGATCTGGGAAGAGTCCGGCAACTACACCTTTGCATCTGACAGCAATGTTTCTCGGTGTGAGCAAAACAAAAGCAGCCCAATCGATGCTTTCCGAGAG GAAGTTCAGAAAAAAATGTCCCTTTTTGGCCTGCAGATGGACATGAGTGGGTTAATCCCCGGCCTGGTGTCGACGTTCATGCTGCTATCCAGCAGTGACAACCGCGGACGAAAATTCCCGATGGTTTTATCTTCCGTTGGGTCTCTCGCCACCAACGTTTGGCTCTGTTTGCTTTCCTACTTTGCCTTGCCAATCCAGCTTTTGATTGCATCTGCCTTCATTGGTGCTCTTTTGGGCAATTACACCACATTTTGGGGAGCTTGCTTTGCCTATATCGTGGATCAGTGCAAAGACAATAAGCAAAGGACCATCCGAATAGCTATCCTCGACTTCCTGCTCGGAGTGGTGACTGGGCTGACGGGCCTGTCGTCCGGCTATTTTATCAGAGAACTAGGTTTTGTGTGGTCATTTTTCATTATCGTTGTGGTGATTGCTGTTAACTTGACGTATATCTTATTTTTCCTCAGTGATCCCATAAGAACGTCTTCATCTCCGATTGTTACCATGACATGCAGAGAAAGCCTTAAAGACCTTTTTTACCGAGCTTACATGCTTTTTAGAAATGGTTCTGGTAAGCGGCGGTCTCTGCTCTGCTTGCTGATTTTCACACTGGTCATTTATTTTTTCGTGATAATTGGCATCTCCCCCATTTTTCTGCTGTATGAGTTGGGCTCGCCCCTCTGCTGGGATGAAGTTTACGTAGGTTATGGGTCAGCTCTGGGTAGTGCCTCTTTTGTGAGTAGtttcctgggcatctggcttttttcGTATTGCCTGGAAGATATCTACATCGCCTTCATTGGGATTTTTACCACCATGGCAGGAATGGCTGCGACGGCTTTTGCCAAAACCACACTGATGATGCTTTTAG TCAGAGTGCCGTTCTTTTTCACTTTCATGCCACTGTCAATTCTGCGGTCCATGTTGTCCAAAGTGGTTCATTCGACTGAACAAG GTGCACTGCTGGCTTGCATTGCTGTCTTAGAAACACTTAGTGGAGCCATTGCAACCTGTACTTACAATGGGATTTATTCAGTCACTGTTGCCTGGTGCCCTGGCTTCACTTTTCTGCTGTCTGCTGGTCTCCTAGTTATTCCAGCCATCAGTCTGTG TGGTGTCAAGCGTATCGGCTGGAAAGAGGGGAGCTACGCGCTGCTGATACAGGAAGAGCCTGGTGACCACACCTCGGACGTAGCTGGACACTAG